The Lepus europaeus isolate LE1 chromosome 5, mLepTim1.pri, whole genome shotgun sequence genome includes the window aatactTGAGCCCATCTGTTGTTTCCTAGaaggattagcagggagctggatcagaagcagagtaacccggactcaaaccagaactctggtacaggatgtgggtgtctcaagagtggtttaatccattgtgccacaacccctgcccctggatgctttttaaaataaacttttaaaaatgctttccttCTCTTGAAACATGATGAGGTTAATGTACTATAAAGATCCTTGTATTCTTTCTAGAAAATGACTATTGGCAacgagggtaaaaaaaaaaaacatgtaaaagtTGCAAATCCCTTGTTAAAAACCTCTCTTTTATTTAGAAATCATATTTTCTTGATGCTTGgttgtttataataaaaaatagaaaacacacctctccctttcactgtctcaAGTGAGTCTAAGAGCTTTGTGATTAGATGTTATATCTgccctatttgaaaggcagagtgacagagggagagggagacagaggaagaccttcccacctgttggttcattccctagatggccacaatggctggggctggaccaagctgaagccaggagccaggagcttcttccaggtctcccatgtggatgcagaggtccaagggcttgggctatcttctgctgctgtcccaggtacattaattagcagggacctggatcagaagtggaatggcaggacacgaaccattgcccatatgggatgctgttatcTCAGGTtgcagctcaacctgctataccacaacactggcctctattattgactcttttttaaaaagattttatttaatttatttgagagttagagttgcagacagtgagagggagagaccgagagaaaggtcttctgtgcgttgattcactctccaaatggcaacaacggctggagctgcactgatctgaagccaggagccaggagccaggagccaggagccaggagcttcttcctggtctcccaagtgggtgcagggccccaaagacttgagtcatcttctactgcttttccaggctatagcagagagctggactggaagtggagcagccgggactagaaccagcgcccatatagcatgctggcgctgcaggcggaggattaacctactgtgccacagtgccggccctattaTTGACTTTTAATTTCATCCTTTGGGAGGTCTTTGAGTCATGGGGGCTTGCCCTCACAGATGGATTAATGCTGCTATAAAAAGGGTTTGTGGGAGTGAGTTCATTCTCTCTTGCTACCTTCACACATGTGAGGACATAACAAGAAGGCCCACACCAAATGTTGGTGCTTGGTCTTGAACTTCTTCGATCTCAGAATGATGAGagagaaatttctgttttttagatttactcAGTCTGTGGTTTTCTGTCATAGCAacacaaatggactaagacagtaGGGAATCAAAGCATAATTAAGTACCCAGATCGATCTCTAGCTCTTAGTGTTTTTCAGTATTTTGCTTAttatgatacttcaaaaagttaagttGGGTCAAAAGGGAAGGCAATTCCAGTTTTACTTGATCTTGAAGAAGTTCATTCCATCTTCCTTTAGAGTCCTTTTTGACCCTTTTTTATCCCTTCTGGTTATGATAATCAACAGTTTGGTCTAAGTTTGGCCCAGGAATGTGAGAATGTAGCAGGTAGGCAGCTAAGAAGTTTCTGGAGGGAAGCAGAATCActgttctctcttctttccctacTCTAATTGGAGAGAAACATTTGGGTGCTATTTCCTGCCCCTCATAAACCTGTCTGGCAacagacctgggtttgaatcttgccGTGACCACTTACTACCAGTGTGGCCGTGTGAAAGACATTGCTCTGTGACCTTTTTCTGTGTACACTTTAATGAGGTTCATAATACCCACCTCATGGAGTTATTGGAAGGCCTAAGTGAAGTACACATAacgaacctagaactccatcgaTTCAGCCCatgttggttcatgtccttgtTCAACTCTTCCTGTAGTATATAGTATAAGGGCCGTTCCAAACATTCGTGgaatatgttttctcttatatgtggaagtttatatatatatatgtatttatataaagacaaagaggagcagagagagtaTAAGAAGTATGTAGATACCATATTTTGGTGTATAGATAGTTGTAAGTATTGTCTTCACTGAGTTATACCATCTACATAATAATATACCCTTCTTACTAtgtgatcattgtcatgaatctgttaaaagattttaatatttaaaaataatatttataatatctttaataatattattttaaaataatatttaaaatactatttttaaaaaatagtataggggccaatgttgtggcttagtggattaagcccagatggccataatttttgatgattgattgattgatttcaaagacagagttatagaggaagagacacagagagagatcttctatcctctggtttactccccagatgactgcaatggccagggatgggccaggccgaagccaggagccaggagcttcttcggggtcccccacatgggtacaggatcccaagtacttgggtcatcgtctgctgctttcccaggccattgctagtgaatgggattgaaagtggagcagttgtgaCACAAACCTGGCAcgcatgtaggatgctggcaatgcaggtggcagctttacccactaggtcaccatgctggccctgtaattcagttttaaaaagtttttgggaaatagaataagtttatttttatgtaaaaaaaatttgaaatccaaacttaacgagaggtcttcaaaaagctcaaggaaaatgCATACAATGGAAAAGCTGTGAACCGTTGGAAACACTTTGGTAAGATGAGGATGATAGTTGTGCCACACTGTGGTTTTTATAAAACTAAAGAGGTTTACTATAAGTAAATTATATCCAATTGTCCCTGGCCCATAGTAATTATTTAATATGTGATCACCATTACTGCATAAAATAATGTGTGGGTGCTTCTTAGCTTATGATAGAATCATGACCTGATGAACCCATCATGAATGAAAGTATTGTAAGTGGAAAAAATTTACTTAACATACCCAACCTACTGAGCTCAGAGCTTAGCAGTGTGGTATGCTGTAGTGTACTGATTGCTCACCCTCATGACAGTATGACGTACTGAGAGCTGCAGCTCACTGCCACTGCCAGCATTGACAAGAGAGTAACATACGGCCTATTGCTagacaaagaaaagacaaaattctATATTCAAAGtatggtttctactgaatgcatatgGATTTTACTCCATCAAGAAGCTAAAAAAATCTTAAGTCTAGCCATCATAAGTTGGGGACGGTGGTATTATGTTTTATTTGACCATCTTAATTCTAATTTTTAGGGTACACACTCTTGCActgtgctgcagcctggggccgTTTGGAAACTTTGAAAGCCCTGGTGGAACTGGATGTCGATATAGAAGCTTTGAACTTCCGGGAAGAAAAAGCTCGCGATGTTGCAGCTCGGTATTCCCAGACTGAGTGTGTTGAATTCCTGGACTGGGCAGGTAAGGAAGCTTGCAAGGTGTCAGCAAACTGATTGATGTGGTGGATTTTTCTCCCATGGGTAATAGACTTTGTCTTAACAGAGTGAAGAGGTAATTGATATTTTCGCCTTCCATCGGGATGTTTTATTTGTAGCTACAATGACACTCACTATTGGCACTAACATGaaatctgcctttctttttttattttgctattggcctaaaacattttaaaatgattttttgagACCTCCCCCATCTACAGgtttacttttcaaatgcccacaacagccagggcagggtagggctgcagccaggagacaggaactcagtctcCCTCAACACCCAAGAACAGGGCCCAGGTTACCACGTTCACTGGGGAGACTGACACCCAGTgaaacccttattcatctcaGAGCCACACATCTATCCCTGTGAAATGCAGCAGACCAGTCCACTGTCACTCATAGACACAGCTGACAatgattaagacaaaagaaatcactcagagactacactcttgggctcacctagaaccaaagccaaagtaaCAGGCCAAGTGATGtcctgcattccagctaaactGTAAACTCCTTTTTagtaaaacctactccataaataAGATGATCAGATGTCCCATAATggccacaaaaaatcaaatatttaggaataaatttaacaaaaggagtgaaagatctctacaatgaaatttataaaatattgatgaaaaaaatcagcaaggcCACCAaacaatggaaagatattcctttctcaaggattagaagaatcaatatcattaaaatgtctatactatctaaagcaatctacagattcagtgcattCCACATCAAAACatcaatgacattttttacagaattagaaaagacaatccttttttttttttttttttttggacaggcagagtggacagtgagagagagaaaggttttcctttgccgttggttcaccttccaatggccaccgcggctggcgcactgcgctgatccgatggcaggagccaggtgcttctcctggtctcccatggggtgcagggcccaagcacttgggccatcctccactgcactcccgggccacagcagagagctgacctggaagagggcaaccaggacagaatccggtgccccgaccgggactagaacccggtgtgccagtgccgcaaggcggaggattagcctagtgagccacggcaccggccgagaaAAGACAATCTTAAagttcatatggaggcacaaaagacccagaatagccggagatcctgataaaaaaacaaacaaaacaaacaaacaaacaagtaagCAGGAGACATCaaaatacctgacttcaaagcatactacaaagctttaataattaaaacagcaggATTCTGGCATAAAAACCTACACATAGGTCAGTGGAACAGAAcaaagagcccagaaattaattcatgtatatacagtcaactgatttatttatttattttaaatatttacttatttggaagagctATGGATAGAGagggtgatcttccatctaccggttcactcctcagatggctgctatggccagctgagtcaggctgaagccaggagccaggagcttcttccaggtttcctgcatgggtggcagaggcccaaacacttaggccaccatctgctacttttcccagaccatgaacagagagctggattggaagtggagcagctgggacatgaactagcacccatattggatgctggtgtcgcagatggtagctttacctgctaggccacagcaccagccccagtcaactgattttcaacagAAATGTTCACACCATACATTGGAGTGATTATAATCTCTTCAACAGATGATTCTGAGAAAACTAGATGTATATATGTATCCATAACtctcactatatacaaaaatcaactcaagatgactCAGAGACGTAGATTCAAGACCTAAAACtatgaagaaaatgtaggggacatactccaagacattggtgttgGGGATGACTTCTTAAGATAAgactcccaaagcacaggcaacaaaagcaaaaccaaacaaatgaGACACAGCAGAGAAAGTGATCAACAGAATgaggagacatccaacagaatgggaaaaaagtaTTTGCGAGCTACCCATCgacaaagggttaatatctggagtatatcagcaacttaaaaaactcaacagcaaaaactAACCAATCCagataagaaatgaacaaaggatgtcaatggccaacaaatatttgaaaaaatgctcaacatcactactgtcagggaaatgctaatcaaaactaCAAAGAGAtagcacctcacccctgtcagaatgggtGAAATCCAACAGacaagagtaacaaatgctggcgaggatgtggacaaaggagaACATTTATAcacggttggtgggaatgtgaattagtgcagccactgtgaaaaataGTGTGGCGTTTCTTAGAAAACTAGGAATAGACTTGACATATAAACCAGCAATccagtatatacccaaaagattgaacatgttgtatcaaagagatacctgcatcatcatgtttatagcagctctgttcagtgtccattatcagatgaatggatgaagaaaatgtggtatagttacacaatggaatattattcagctataacaaagaatgaaattctatcatttgcacaAAATGTATGCAGCTGGAGAGCATGatcttgaatgaaataagccagacacagaaaggcaaatactacatgttctcccatatatgtgggagttaaaattttaaaacagtttaaaaaaagaaagaaatgcctgtatcagtattgcagcaaatatagttttgtcagtctttgttttatgcttttgtcAACCCAGTGGTTCAGGATGTTATGTTACTATGTTaaaaatgatctgtgattactttaacatttactgtatatgggtgagaTGGTCATCTTTcctttcaattattgtttatagctcttggcTATATTTTCACTAAACTAGAGTCTTGTTGACTTTTAGTTATTGAAGTTTTTATTTGATGGAGCATTAAACCCTTGACtctaatgtaaaataaaaatatgttgtctcaaatcttaaagaaagaagggggggaagagagtgggagggagaaaagTAGGGAggaaatataattatattcttgaaatgtatctatgaactatattgaatctaaTAAGCTAAAATTAACACAATGGAAATTTTTGTACTAACTTCATACTCCTTTGCtaatttttctttggaaaatgcaGTAACCATTCTTCTTAAAATTGAAGTgccttggccggcactgtggctcaacaggctaatcctgcgccttgcggcgtcggcacaccgggttgtagtcccggttggggtgccggattctatcccggttgcccctcttccaggccagctctctgctgtggcccgggaaggcagtggaggatggcccaagtgcttgggccctgcaccccatgggagaccaggagaagcacctggctcctggattcggttcagcgagatgcgccagctgcagcatgccagctgcagcggccattggagggtgaaccaatggcaaaaaggaagacctttctctctctctctctctctctctctctctcactatccactctgcctgtccaaaaaaaaaaaaaaaattgaagtgtcTTACCAACAGaagtctgaaattttaaaaatgttgaattgTAATTCTTCATTGACTAtactgaaaataagaaaatttatacttttaaaaaataatctattccATAATATTTCCATGCTATTTTAGCCAATCTGAGATGGGAAACTAAAATTTTCCTGTGGCCATTAAATTTGctcaggaaaataagaaaaatcacgGATACTATTTAAATCAGAGATTTATTGAAACACTAAACTAAGCATCTGTTCTACAGATTGGTTAATGATTAGTGATCTAACACATTAAAAAGAGCAATGATTAGTAACTAAGAtagtaaaaagaacaaaatacttaAACATGTAGCAGTGATAGTACACAATCTTTCCCCCAGGACTTTAGTTTAAATATGGAATCTTTTTTAGTTGAACGGACATAACATTTCAACTCAGTCTTCTTTGGAAAATATCAATAAAGATTGTGGCACAAAAATTACAAAGTCTCCAAAAAACATCTTCACGCTTTGATGCGTCCTCTCAGTAGATTTTTCTTGTAATCCCCACATCTGACTGAGCTATATTTGCATGTGTGTCTGTTTAGTATCCTATGGCTCCTCCTtcgctcttcttcttctttaatttGCGGTACTTAACTTTCTTAGAGGGCGAGCGATGGGACACCTGGTTCAGGTACTTGGTCATCATTGATGTTGTAGCCACCAGTTTGCAGAGTATTTGGTCAATGTCATAAATGGATGGACTTTGTAGATCATTGCCGCTTTTTCCCAAGGGAACTTGTTCTTTCATCTAGCAGGAAGGAAACAAATAATAATGGATTTTATCTTACTGTAGCTAAAATTAAATTTGTATTCTGAATACATAGACTTAAGCTGAACTAAAACAGTTTACATTGATTACTTATACAAAAGGAAGGCTACTATGGAAGAAAAATTTAAGTGCAGAAGAaatactcttctctctctctttttttttttttgacaggcagagtggacagtgagagagagagacagagagaaaggtcttccttttgccgttggttcaccctccaatggccgccgcggctggtgcgcaccgcgctgatccgatggcaggagccaggtgcttctcctggtctcccatggggtgcagggcccaagcacttgagccatcctccactgcactccctggccacagcagagagctggcctggaagaggggcaaccgggacaggatcggtgccccgaccgggactagaacccggcatgccagcgccgctaggcggaggattagcctattgagccgcggtgccagccagaaaTACTCTTCTGTATATATCCCACATAAAATTAGTTGATCATTATTAGTGAACTTTAATTAGTGCTTTCTATGGTTAGAGCAATCtactgggagaaattatttgaattttggcaaaatgttttcatttcctgaGCAATTCAAGGGCTAATACCATAAAACCATAGTCATTTATTAATACTTACTTGTTCTGAAGTTTTATgaggttttttggtttgttttttttcaagattgccTCAAACTATGGCGCCATCTATTGGCAAACTGGCAAATCAGTTCAAGAGCTCCATTTCCCAAATAGTTATCCTAATGTTAGAAATTAGTTTACAGTCTGTTTAAACAATAGCTTTCATCTCTAGACTTGGAACGAATTTTTAAGAGATCTCTTCCAGTccttcattttgtagatgaggcaGTTGAGAAAGTTCAGATGACTTACCTAAGGACACAGACTGGTAGCTTCACTTCCTATATATTTACTCACTGTGGCTCACTACTTTTTTGGGTGTGTTTTGTAGCTGGATGATTTTAAGGATCtgctaatttaatatttatttgtcaaGCACTTAGTACTGGCAAGACACTCTATAGACACTCGGGAtgaatggggagagggagaaggctacaaacaagaacaagaaatagTCCCTTCCCGCAAAGAAACTGATAATCTTACGTTCTAAACACTGAGATTCTATAACTAGTTCAATTTGCATCAATAATTCACCTTTTTTTTGTGTTTCTTCCACTTCATCCACAAGTAGTGCGCAGATAAAACCGACAGGATTAAAAAGAGAGTTTGTGCCAAAATAGAAGTGACGTGTAAGCAACTCTGAAATATATCCATGTTAGCAAAGTTGCAGCATAGTTTGTTCAGCGGGAAAGgtagacagtgagatggagaaggCTTAACTTTCAGGTAATATACTTCttctggaaaaatctcccatccaaCCTTTGTCCAGATAGTTCCATCGCAAATGCAGAAGCTCTCCCTAAAGAAGCAGATaagcaacaaaggaaaaatcaggGCTGGTCTTTGATTACACATCTATCTTCATCAATTGGAAAAAAGATCTACAGCTAAAAAAATTGGTCAAAGAGCAGAAAAATGTCTGAGTATTAGGTAATATGGTTCATCAAAGTATTTCAGGTACTTTTGCCAGTCAGCAAAATATACCCAGTGAAATTTACATGGGTGACCCCTGTAACATAGTGACATCATAATGAACCACACTGGAACTAAAAGCTGTCTTTTAACCAATCACCTTAGGTTTTGTAGAGATACTTCTTGACAAAATAGTTTGAGTTACTTTTCTTAAAAGTGAAGACTACTAATATTTTGCTAGCTAATATTCAAATTGTATTCATACTAATAACATTTCATGGAAACAGTTTGCTCATATCTCTTCCAACGCTTCTTCTGGACTACGGCagttatacatttatttgaaaagtagctGTACTATCTCACCCATCCTAGCATCTGCTTCTATTTTCTCATTATGGAATGTCCTTCCCTTCAAACAGTTCAACTAATATCAAGTGTCTATCCCATTCCACATATATGTTCATTTGGTGGTGTTGTGATACTGTCAGGTAGTAGCTGAGGGGTAGGAAGGTGGCTTGGTATATGATAAAAAGATGAGACACAGGATGGGTGTTTGTtgtagaggttaagatgccacttgggctaCCTGTATCacttattagagtgcctggatttgggtACCAACTCTgcttctagttccagcttcctgctaatgtgtacactTGGGAATAGccgtgatgtctcaagtactagGGTCCGCGCCGCCTatttgggagaactggattgagttcctggctcctgactttggcctggcccaaccctggctattacaggtatttagggaagtgaactagcagataggagctctgtctgcctgtctctttatatctttcaaataaataaataaataatttagggaaaaaaagatgGGGCACAGGTCTTGCCATTACAgagtttacaatttatttatttattataaagatttatttatttagctgaaaggtatagtaggggctggcactgtggcataatgaataaagctgctgcttatagtgccagcatcccataagggcgccggttcgagtcctggctgctccacttctgatccagctctctgctatggcctgggaaagcagtagaagatggcccaggtctttgggcccctgcacccacatgggagacccagaagaagcccttggctcctgtcttcagattggcacagctccggctgttgcggccatttggggagtaaaccagtggatggagggcctgtctctctgcctctgcttctctgtaactctgcctttcaaataaataaatgcctaaaaacaaacaaacaaaaaaagaaaggtatagttacagagagagagggagagatcttccatttgctggttcacttcccaagtggctgcagcagccggcgctgggctgatctgaagccaggagccaggaggttcttctgggtcttccatgtgagtgcagggccccaagcacttggggcattttctgctgctttcccaggcatatcatcagggagctgggttggaagtggagcagctgggacttgaactggctcccttatgggatgccagtactgcaggtggcggctttaccctctacaccacagggccggccctagAGTTTACAATTTAGGGGTGGAAGCAAACACCAAGATACTAATAATTCGAAATTAGAGCAAAATGAGAACTAAGTAAAATTGTAAACATGTCATGGTTGACAGAACAGCAAATTTTACCTAGGATCATTGGGACGTTTTACAGAATATTTGAGTGAGTACTTA containing:
- the TEX50 gene encoding testis-expressed protein 50, whose product is MCNQRPALIFPLLLICFFRESFCICDGTIWTKVGWEIFPEEVYYLKVKPSPSHCLPFPLNKLCCNFANMDIFQSCLHVTSILAQTLFLILSVLSAHYLWMKWKKHKKKMKEQVPLGKSGNDLQSPSIYDIDQILCKLVATTSMMTKYLNQVSHRSPSKKVKYRKLKKKKSEGGAIGY